In the Sulfurivermis fontis genome, CAGCGCACTGCATTCGCTTACGCTTTTACCTACTGTCGATTCCACCAATGCCTGGCTGATGCGGCAGGGAGAGGAGGGGGGAACGACGGCTTGTGTTGCCGAACACCAGACTGCTGGTCGGGGGCGTCGGGGCCGACGCTGGTGCTCACCTTTCGGGAGCAATCTTTACCTGTCATTGCGCTGTCGTTTTGACGAAGGTATGGGTCGTTTGGCCGGCTTGAGTCTGGCGGTTGCAATTGCCGTGGTGCGGACTCTGCACGAGATGGACGTCAAGGGTGTCGGCGTTAAATGGCCGAACGATATTTATTGGCAGGAACGCAAGCTGGGGGGCATTTTGCTGGAAATTGCCGGCGAGTCTGCTGGGCCGTGCTCGGTGGTCGTCGGCATTGGACTCAATGTTGCCATGCCCCGGATGGAGGGGGAAATGATCGATCAGCCATGGACCGACTTGGCCAGTATCCGCCCCGGCCTGTCACGCAATCAACTGGCTGGCCGAATGCTGCACCACTTGCTGGAGGTGATGGCCGAGTTTAAGTGCCATGGCTTGGCCTTATTTGAGCAAGAGTGGCGTGAGGTAGATTGGCTTTATGGCAAGCCGCTTCGTCTGTTGCAGCCCGATGGCGAGGTAAATGGTATCGGCCGCGGCATCGCCCCGGATGGCTCGCTGCTGGTGGAGGTATCCGGGAAACTGCAACGCCACACTTTTGGTGAGGTCTCGGTTCGTTTGCAGGATGCGTCGGCATGATCCTCTTGTTGGATATTGGCAACACGCGCATCAAATGGGCGCGCCTCGCTCACGGGAGGCGCTCGGCAGAGACCCCGGTTACGCATCGGGGCCGGGATGTGGCGTTGCTATTGTCTGATCTATGGCATGACCTGCCTTCGCCACAGCGGGTGGTGGCGGCATGTGTGGCGGGCGAGTCGCTTCGCGCAGTCCTGACCGCGTGGTGCCTTGAGCATTGGGGGGTGCGGCCGGAGTACCTTGTTGCGGCGATGGAGGCGTGTGGTATCCGCAATGGCTATCGTCTTCCCGCGCAGTTGGGGGTGGATCGGTGGCTAAGCATGATTGGCGCGCGGCAGTTGCCAGAGGCCAGCGGGCAACCCCTCTGTGTAGTTGGGTGCGGTACGGCGTTGACCGTCGATATGCTCAGCGTCACAGGGCAGCATCTTGGCGGCTGGATCGCTCCGGGTGTGGGTTTGATGCGGCAACAGTTGGAGCAGGGGACCGCGGTATTTGCCGAAGGTATTGCTCGCTCAGGGGTGGAAGATGACTTTGGCCATGATTCGATGGAGGCGGCGGCGACGGGGACGGCACAGGCTGCAGCGGGAATGGTGATGCAGGCCATGTCACTGGTCCGGAACAGGCACGGTATATCCCCGGTGTGCGTTTTGACAGGCGGTGATGCGAGTTGGCTGCAGCCCTTGTTACCGATGCCTGTGCATGTGAGCCAGGAACTGGTTTTGTCCGGTATGGCAGTGTTGTTGCGGGAAGAAGAGGGGCGTTATAGTCCATGAAGTGGTTGTTCGCAGGATTGCTGGTGATCAATCTTGCTCTGCTCGGCTGGAATTGGATGCGTCCCGACAGCAGTGCTGAATTGGCCATGTTTCCGGCGCCTCCCCCCCGCTCCGGCCCTGGTCTGGTGTTGTTACAGGAGTTGGATAAGCCCCTTCCTCTCCGTGGCAAGGCTGCCGATGCACCCCCCGCATCTCCACCCATTGCGGAGCCTGTCGAGACCGTTGAACCAGAGGCCGCTGCTGTTGCGGTTGATGTGACGCCGGAGCCCGCATCAGAAAATCCTCCAAGTTCGCTCTTTACCTGCCTGCGTCTCGTGGGGCTCGATTCCAAGAACGAGGCAACGCGGGCAGGGCAGGCATTGGCGCAGGGCGGTGCTATGGTCAAGCGCCAAGGGGAAGAGACCGGTGAAACCAAGCGATATTGGGTGATGTTGCCGCCGGTGGCATCACCGACCGCGGCGGCGCCGATATTGCAGCGCCTGGAACGGGCCGGTGTGAAGGATTTTTACCTGATCCGCACTGGTGAGAATGCCAATGCCGTTTCACTCGGTGTCTATTCGGCCAAGGATTCGGCGCAGCGGCGTGTGCAACAGATCCGTGCCGTGAAGCTGAAGCCGCGCATCGAGGAGATCGCCTTGCCGGTGAAGCGCTGGTGGCTGGAGTTCGACTGGCCGGCAGACGGCAGCGCGGAGGTTTGGCGCGGGATGCTGCCCAAGGACTTGCGCATGGTTGCAGCCGAAAACTGTCGCTGAATTGCCTTCCCAGCGGGCTTTACCTAGAATACGCCGCTTGTCGCAGCAGGTGACGTAGCTGGCGTAGCTCAGTTGGTAGAGCAGCTGATTTGTAATCAGCCGGTCGGGGGTTCAAATCCTCTCGCCAGCTCCATACATACGGGGGACGGACGGTGGATCCGTCCCCCGGTTTGTTTCGGCGGTGGATATTCATGCCGTCGTGAGGGGATTGCTGTTGACAGAAACCCGCGCCTCAATCAGAATAGCGGGCTCGTTTTCCGGAGGGGTTCCCGAGTGGCCAAAGGGATCAGACTGTAAATCTGACGGCTCCGCCTTCGAAGGTTCGAATCCTTCCCCCTCCACCAAACAGAGTTAAAGAGGGTCTGAATAAGTCCATCCCGGACTTTACAGACCACGGCACCTCATGTGCCGCGGAAGCTTCGAACTTTTGATTCAGAGCTTCTTTGGTTGTGGCCGTTAGGCTGGGCTGAAGGCCTTGCCAGGCAATGCGGGTGTAGTTCAATGGTAGAACCTCAGCCTTCCAAGCTGATGGCGTGGGTTCGATTCCCATCACCCGCTCCAATAAGCTGGCTGAGCAGATTTCAGGCCCATATAGCTCAGTGGTAGAGCACTCCCTTGGTAAGGGAGAGGTCCCCAGTTCAAATCTGGGTATGGGCTCCAAATTTAGTTTCATTAATGTGTTCCAACGTGAGGAGTTTGTCCGATGTCCAAGGAAAAATTCGAGCGTAAGAAGCCGCACGTAAACGTCGGTACGATTGGTCACGTGGACCATGGCAAGACGACGCTGACTGCGGCCCTGACGGTGGTGCAGGCGAAGAAGTTCGGCGGCGAGGCGAAGGCCTACGACCAGATCGACGCGGCGCCGGAAGAGAAGGCGCGCGGCATCACCATCTCCACGGCGCACGTGGAATACGAGTCGGAGACCCGCCACTACGCTCACGTGGACTGCCCGGGGCATGCCGACTACGTGAAGAACATGATTACCGGTGCGGCGCAGATGGACGGCGCGATCCTGGTGGTGTCGGCGGCAGACGGTCCGATGCCGCAGACCCGTGAGCACATCCTGCTGGCGCGCCAGGTAGGCGTACCGTATATCGTCGTGTTCATGAACAAGGCCGACATGGTGGACGACCCCGAGCTGCTGGAACTGGTCGAGATGGAGGTGCGCGATCTGCTGTCCTCCTACGACTTCCCGGGTGATGACACCCCGATCATCGTGGGTTCCGCGTTGAAGGCGTTGGAAGGCGACACCTCCGAGATCGGCGTGCCGGCGATCGAGAAGCTGGTCAACGCGCTGGACACCTACATTCCTGAGCCGGAGCGCGCCATTGACGGCGCCTTCCTGATGCCGATCGAAGACGTGTTCTCGATCTCCGGTCGCGGCACGGTGGTGACCGGGCGTATCGAGCGCGGCGTGATCAAGGTAGGCGAGGAAGTGGAAATCGTCGGTATTCGTCCGACCAGCAAGACCACGGTTACGGGCGTGGAAATGTTCCGCAAGCTGCTGGACCAGGGTCAGGCGGGCGACAACGTCGGTGTGCTGCTGCGCGGCACCAAGCGAGACGAAGTGGAGCGTGGCCAGGTGCTGTGCAAGCCGGGCAGCATCAAGCCGCACACCAAGTTCGACGCCGAAGTGTACGTACTGTCGAAGGACGAGGGCGGCCGTCACACCCCGTTCTTCAACGGCTACCGTCCGCAGTTCTACTTCCGTACCACGGACGTGACCGGCGCGGTGGATCTGCCGGAAGGTGTGGAGATGGTGATGCCGGGTGACAACGTGAACATGAAGGTATCGCTGATTTCTCCCATCGCAATGGAAGAAGGTCTGCGCTTTGCAATCCGCGAGGGTGGCCGTACCGTCGGCGCCGGCGTGGTAGCCAAGATCATCGAGTAAGGGAAGTAGCGACAAGGTAAACGGGCAGGTGCAGGGCGTTAACCCTTGTGCCTGCCTCCTTGTTTTGTTGAGTCACAGGCCAGTAGCTCAATTGGCAGAGCGGCGGTCTCCAAAACCGCAGGTTGGGGGTTCGATTCCCTCCTGGCCTGCCATTATTTAGTGCCGGCCTACCCAGACGGCGTGGACAGTTAATGGCGGATAAAATCAAGCTCTTGTTGGCGGCGGTGGTCCTCGGTGGGGCCGTCGCAGCCTTCTATTATTTTGCGGACCTCATGCTGTTTGTGCGTGTGGTGGTGCTGCTCGTCGCCGTTGGTGTCGCTGTAGCCATCGCTGCGCAGACGGCGGTCGGCGCTGACGCTTTGGCGTTCCTGCGCAGCGCGCTGATGGAAGTGCGCAAGGTTGTCTGGCCGACGCGCAAGGAAACCATGCAGACTACCCTGGTGATCCTGGCGATGGTGACGGTCATGGGGCTGCTGATGTGGGGCTTCGATGCCTTCCTCGCCATGATGGTGCGCACGCTGACGGGTTAAGGGAGTAGAGGAATGGCTTTGCGTTGGTATGTAGTCCATGCCTATTCCGGGTATGAAAACCAGGTCAAACGCTCGCTGGAAGAGCGCGTGAAGCGTGCCGGTCTGGAGGATAAGTTCGGTCAGATTCTGGTGCCGACCGAGGAAGTGATCGAGATGCGCGAAGGCCAGAAGCGCAAGAGTGATCGCAAGTTCTTCCCTGGCTATGTACTGGTCCAAATGGAAATGACGGATGAGACTTGGCATTTGGTCAAGGACGTGCCGCGCGTGATGGGGTTCATCGGTGGTACCGCCGACCGCCCGGCACCGATCACCGAAAAGGAGGCACAGGCCATTCTCGACCGCGTGCAGGAAGGCACCGAAAAGCCGCGGCCGAAGGTGCTGTTCGAGCCGGGTGAAGTGGTGCGCATCATCGATGGCCCGTTCAACGATTTCAATGGCGTGGTGGAAGAGGTCGATTACGACAAGAACCGCCTGCGCGTTGCCGTGCTGATTTTTGGTCGTTCCACTCCGGTGGACCTGGAGTTCAGCCAGATCGAAAAAGCTTGACGAGCAAGAGCGGTCTGCTCCGCTTTTGCATTTTGTAACAGGGGAGCCGCAAGGCGCTTGTACCCACCTAGGAGTAGCTCATGGCTAAGAAAATTGACGCTTATATCAAGCTGCAGGTAAAGGCTGGCCAGGCCAACCCCAGTCCCCCGGTCGGTCCCGCTCTCGGTCAGCGTGGCGTGAATATCATGGAGTTCTGTAAGGCGTTCAATGCCCAGACCCAGGGTATCGAGCCGGGCTTGCCGATTCCCGTGGTGATTACGGTCTACAGCGACCGCAGTTTCACCTTCGTCACCAAGACCCCGCCGGCTTCCATCCTGCTGAAGAAGGCTGCCGGTATCCAGTCCGGTTCCAAGGTGCCGAATCGTGACAAGGTGGGCAAGGTGACCCGCGCCCAACTGGAAGAAATCGCCAAGACCAAGATGGCCGATCTGACCGCCGCTGACATGGACGCCGCCGTGCGTACCATCGCCGGTAGTGCACGCAGCATGGGCATCGAGACGGAAGGGGTATAAGCCATGGCCAAACTGACCAAGCGTATGAAGGCTGTGCGTGAGAAGCTGCAGCCCGGCAAACTCTATGCCGCCGAAGAGGCGTTTTCCCTGCTCAACGAACTGCCCAAGGCCAAGTTCGTCGAGTCTATTGATGTGGCCGTGAACCTCGGCGTCGACCCGCGCAAGTCCGACCAGGTCGTGCGTGGTTCTACCGTGCTGCCCCACGGCACCGGCAAGAGCGTGCGTGTCGCCGTGTTCACCCAGGGGGCCAATGCCGAGGCCGCCAAGGCCGCCGGTGCCGATGTGGTTGGCATGGATGACTTGGCCGCCGAAGTGAAGGCCGGCAAGATGGATTTCGATGTGGTCATCGCTTCCCCCGACGCCATGCGTGTCGTCGGCCAGCTGGGTCAGATCCTCGGTCCGCGCGGTCTGATGCCGAACCCCAAGGTCGGTACCGTGACCCCGAACGTCGCCGAGGCGGTGAAGAACGCCAAGGCCGGTCAGGTGCGCTACCGTACCGACAAGGCCGGTATCATCCACTGCTCCATCGGCAAGGTGGGTTTCGCCCCCAGCGCCCTGAAGGAAAACCTCCAGGCACTGCTGGCCGATCTGCAGAAGGCCAAGCCCAGCACCGCCAAGGGCAATTACATGAAGAAGATCACCGTGTCCACCACCATGGGCCCGGGTATCGTGCTGGATCAGACCACCTTGGCCTGATGCGGTAACGGCTGTAAAAACTTTTGACCGCCGGCGTTGGTGCCGGTGCACGTCGAAGACCGCAGGCGCACGAGCTTAATGCCTGGTTGAGGCACCTGCGTAGACGGTGTCACCCTGTCAGGTTTCCCCTGTGAGGGCCACCGTGAGGCGGAACCGGAGCAGTCTGCCGGTTCCATCAAGGGTGGTGCGTGGTGCGGGATGTCGTCGGTCCCCACCCGTACACGTTATGTAACGAGAAGAGGTGATTTCGCGTGGCTCTCAATCTTGAACAAAAGAAGACCATCGTTGCCGAAGTCGCCGAAGTCGCTGGCAAGGCCCATTCCGTCGTCGTGGCGGAATATGCCGGTCTGACCGCCGCCCAGATGACCGACCTGCGCTCCAAGGCGCGCAAGGAAGGTGTGTATGTGCGCGTGGTCAAGAACACGCTGGCCCGTCGTGCCGTAGAAGGCACCGAATTCGCCTGCCTGCAGGAGACCCTGACCGGTCCTCTGATGGTGGCGTTTTCGCAGGAGGATCCGGGCGGTGCTGGTCGTGTGATCAGCGAGTTCGTCAAAGGCAACGACAAGTTGGTGGTCAAGGCTGTATCCATCGGCGGCAAGCTGTTGCCGGCTGCCGAACTGGCGCGCCTGGCTCGTATCCCGAACAAGCCGCAGGCTATCAGCCAGCTGATGGCGGTGATGAAGGCCCCCGTCGGCAAGCTCGCCGCGACCCTGGCCGCCGTGCGCGATCAGAAGGCCGGTGCTGCTGCCTGAGTACGCAACCGGAAACCATTCAATCCGCTGCGTGAATGCAGCTGGGAACAGAAATTACAGAGGTTAGTATCATGGCCGTTACCAAAGAAGACATCCTGGAAGCCGTCGCCAACATGACCGTGATGGAGGTCGTTGACCTCATCGAGGCGATGGAAGAGAAGTTCGGTGTTACCGCTGCCGTCGCCGTGGCCGCAGGCCCTGCCGCTGCCGGTGGTGCTGCAGCCGCCGAGGAGCAGACCGAGTTCAACGTCATCATGACCAGCTTCGGCGACAACAAGGTCAACGTGATCAAGGCCGTTCGCGCCATCACCGGCCTGGGTCTGAAGGAAGCCAAGGACATGGTCGAAGGCGTGCCCTCCACCGTGAAGGAAGGCGCTTCCAAGGCCGAAGCCGAGGACATCAAGAAGCAGCTGGAAGAAGCCGGCGCCAAGGTCGAGCTGAAGTAAGCGAAGTCCATTGCGGACTACGTGCGTCGGGAGTGACCGACATCATCGGACTAGCAACGGGGAACCTGATGGGTTCATTCGTAACGCCAGGGATGGCGCTGTTTATTTGACGTAATACCGGCTGGTGGCTGATATGCCACCGGCCTTTTTCCGCTGGGCAGCGGAAGCGAACACCACCGGTGACCGCGATGCCTGCAAGGATCTTATCCGGCGCGGTTGTTGGACCTACATGAGCGAAGCTGAGGAACTCTGATGGCCTACTCATTCACTGAGAAGAAACGCATCCGCAAGGATTTCGGCAAACGTCCCAGCATCCTGGATATCCCGTACCTTCTGGCCATTCAGCTGGAATCGTATCGTAATTTTCTGCAGCCGGATGTCGCGCCGGAGAACCTGCGGGAACAGGGCCTGCATGCCGCGTTCCGTTCGGTGTTCCCGATCACCAGTTACTCGGGAAATGCCGCGCTGGAATATGTCAGTTACCGCCTTGGTACCCCCGTATTCGACGTCAAGGAATGCCAGTTGCGTGGCATGACCTACGCCGCTCCCCTGCGCGTCAAGGTCCGCTTGGTGATCTACGACAAGGATGCCCCGGCCGGCACCAAGCCGGTGAAGGACATCAAGGAGCAGGAAGTCTACATGGGCGAACTGCCGCTTATGACCGAGAACGGCACCTTCGTCATCAACGGTACCGAGCGTGTCATCGTGTCGCAATTGCACCGTTCTCCCGGTGTGTTCTTCGAGCACGATAAGGGCAAGACCCACTCTTCCGGCAAGCTGCTGTTTTCAGCCCGCGTGATTCCCTACCGCGGCTCCTGGCTGGACTTCGAGTTCGACCCCAAGGACAGCGTGTTCGTGCGTATCGATCGTCGCCGCAAGTTGCCGGCGACCATTCTGCTGCGCGCCTTGGGTTATACCAACGAAGACATCCTCGGTATGTTCTTCGAAACCGACACCTTTACCTTCGGCAAGGACGGCCTGACCGTCGAACTGGTGCCGGAGCGCCTGCGTGGCGAAACCGTCGATTTCGACATTACCATCAAGGGAAAGGTGTTGGTCGAGGCCGGTCGCCGCATCACCGCGCGCCATACGCGTGAAATGGCCAAGGCCGAGGTGAAAACCCTCGATGTCCCCTTCGAGTTTGCCGTTGGCAAGGCTTTGGCGCATGACGTCATCGACACTCTGACCGGTGAAGTTGTGGCCCAAGCCAACGATGAATTGACGCTGGACCTGTTGGAGAAGATGCGTCAGGCCGGCATCACCACCTTCCGGACCATCTTCACCAATGACCTGGATCATGGTCCATTTATTTCCAGCACCCTGCGCATCGACCCGACCCGCACTCCGCTGGAGGCGCTGGTCGAAATTTACCGCATGATGCGTCCGGGCGAGCCACCCACCAAGGAAGCGGCGGAAAATCTGTTCCAGGGGCTGTTCTTCAGCGAGGACCGCTACGATCTGTCTGCAGTCGGCCGCATGAAGTTCAACCGCCGCGTCGGTCGCAAGGAAGTGGAAGGCCCCGGTGTACTCACCAAGGAAGACATTATCGATGTCCTCAAGGTGCTGATCGATATCCGTAACGGCAATGGCGTGGTGGACGATATCGATCACCTCGGCAACCGCCGCATCCGTTCCGTGGGCGAAATGGCGGAAAACCAGTTCCGCATTGGCCTGGTGCGTGTGGAGCGTGCCGTGAAGGAGCGCCTGTCGCTGGCTGAATCCGAGGGGCTGATGCCGCAGGAGCTGATCAATGCCAAGCCGGTGTCGGCGGCGATCAAGGAGTTCTTCGGTTCTTCCCAGCTGTCGCAGTTCATGGATCAGAACAATCCGCTGTCCGAGATCACCCACAAGCGCCGCATCTCTGCGTTGGGCCCCGGCGGCCTGACCCGCGAGCGTGCCGGATTCGAGGTGCGCGATGTGCATCCGACCCATTACGGCCGCCTCTGCCCCATCGAGACGCCGGAAGGTCCGAACATCGGTTTGATCAACTCGCTGGCCGTGTTCTCGCGTCCCAACGAGTATGGCTTCCTGGAAACCCCTTACCGTAAGGTGGTGGACGGCAAGGTTACCGATGAATACGAATATCTGTCGGCTATCGACGAGGGCGAGTACGTCATCGCCCAGGCCAATGCCAAGGTCGATGCCAAGGGCAACCTGGTGGACGACCTGGTGTCCTGCCGTCATATGAATGAATTCACCCTGGCGCCGCGCGACAAGGTGAACTACA is a window encoding:
- the birA gene encoding bifunctional biotin--[acetyl-CoA-carboxylase] ligase/biotin operon repressor BirA, which produces MTPLQYTLLQLLADGRFHSGEQMACHAGVTRAAVWKALQGLRAYGIDMHAVSGRGYSLVNGFELLDTNAIVGAMSSATRSALHSLTLLPTVDSTNAWLMRQGEEGGTTACVAEHQTAGRGRRGRRWCSPFGSNLYLSLRCRFDEGMGRLAGLSLAVAIAVVRTLHEMDVKGVGVKWPNDIYWQERKLGGILLEIAGESAGPCSVVVGIGLNVAMPRMEGEMIDQPWTDLASIRPGLSRNQLAGRMLHHLLEVMAEFKCHGLALFEQEWREVDWLYGKPLRLLQPDGEVNGIGRGIAPDGSLLVEVSGKLQRHTFGEVSVRLQDASA
- a CDS encoding type III pantothenate kinase, translating into MILLLDIGNTRIKWARLAHGRRSAETPVTHRGRDVALLLSDLWHDLPSPQRVVAACVAGESLRAVLTAWCLEHWGVRPEYLVAAMEACGIRNGYRLPAQLGVDRWLSMIGARQLPEASGQPLCVVGCGTALTVDMLSVTGQHLGGWIAPGVGLMRQQLEQGTAVFAEGIARSGVEDDFGHDSMEAAATGTAQAAAGMVMQAMSLVRNRHGISPVCVLTGGDASWLQPLLPMPVHVSQELVLSGMAVLLREEEGRYSP
- a CDS encoding SPOR domain-containing protein, which produces MKWLFAGLLVINLALLGWNWMRPDSSAELAMFPAPPPRSGPGLVLLQELDKPLPLRGKAADAPPASPPIAEPVETVEPEAAAVAVDVTPEPASENPPSSLFTCLRLVGLDSKNEATRAGQALAQGGAMVKRQGEETGETKRYWVMLPPVASPTAAAPILQRLERAGVKDFYLIRTGENANAVSLGVYSAKDSAQRRVQQIRAVKLKPRIEEIALPVKRWWLEFDWPADGSAEVWRGMLPKDLRMVAAENCR
- the tuf gene encoding elongation factor Tu — protein: MSKEKFERKKPHVNVGTIGHVDHGKTTLTAALTVVQAKKFGGEAKAYDQIDAAPEEKARGITISTAHVEYESETRHYAHVDCPGHADYVKNMITGAAQMDGAILVVSAADGPMPQTREHILLARQVGVPYIVVFMNKADMVDDPELLELVEMEVRDLLSSYDFPGDDTPIIVGSALKALEGDTSEIGVPAIEKLVNALDTYIPEPERAIDGAFLMPIEDVFSISGRGTVVTGRIERGVIKVGEEVEIVGIRPTSKTTVTGVEMFRKLLDQGQAGDNVGVLLRGTKRDEVERGQVLCKPGSIKPHTKFDAEVYVLSKDEGGRHTPFFNGYRPQFYFRTTDVTGAVDLPEGVEMVMPGDNVNMKVSLISPIAMEEGLRFAIREGGRTVGAGVVAKIIE
- the secE gene encoding preprotein translocase subunit SecE; translated protein: MADKIKLLLAAVVLGGAVAAFYYFADLMLFVRVVVLLVAVGVAVAIAAQTAVGADALAFLRSALMEVRKVVWPTRKETMQTTLVILAMVTVMGLLMWGFDAFLAMMVRTLTG
- the nusG gene encoding transcription termination/antitermination protein NusG, which produces MALRWYVVHAYSGYENQVKRSLEERVKRAGLEDKFGQILVPTEEVIEMREGQKRKSDRKFFPGYVLVQMEMTDETWHLVKDVPRVMGFIGGTADRPAPITEKEAQAILDRVQEGTEKPRPKVLFEPGEVVRIIDGPFNDFNGVVEEVDYDKNRLRVAVLIFGRSTPVDLEFSQIEKA
- the rplK gene encoding 50S ribosomal protein L11, which produces MAKKIDAYIKLQVKAGQANPSPPVGPALGQRGVNIMEFCKAFNAQTQGIEPGLPIPVVITVYSDRSFTFVTKTPPASILLKKAAGIQSGSKVPNRDKVGKVTRAQLEEIAKTKMADLTAADMDAAVRTIAGSARSMGIETEGV
- the rplA gene encoding 50S ribosomal protein L1, coding for MAKLTKRMKAVREKLQPGKLYAAEEAFSLLNELPKAKFVESIDVAVNLGVDPRKSDQVVRGSTVLPHGTGKSVRVAVFTQGANAEAAKAAGADVVGMDDLAAEVKAGKMDFDVVIASPDAMRVVGQLGQILGPRGLMPNPKVGTVTPNVAEAVKNAKAGQVRYRTDKAGIIHCSIGKVGFAPSALKENLQALLADLQKAKPSTAKGNYMKKITVSTTMGPGIVLDQTTLA
- the rplJ gene encoding 50S ribosomal protein L10; amino-acid sequence: MALNLEQKKTIVAEVAEVAGKAHSVVVAEYAGLTAAQMTDLRSKARKEGVYVRVVKNTLARRAVEGTEFACLQETLTGPLMVAFSQEDPGGAGRVISEFVKGNDKLVVKAVSIGGKLLPAAELARLARIPNKPQAISQLMAVMKAPVGKLAATLAAVRDQKAGAAA
- the rplL gene encoding 50S ribosomal protein L7/L12, producing the protein MAVTKEDILEAVANMTVMEVVDLIEAMEEKFGVTAAVAVAAGPAAAGGAAAAEEQTEFNVIMTSFGDNKVNVIKAVRAITGLGLKEAKDMVEGVPSTVKEGASKAEAEDIKKQLEEAGAKVELK